From a single Lewinella sp. LCG006 genomic region:
- a CDS encoding TetR/AcrR family transcriptional regulator, with amino-acid sequence MSPRTTAQFDEIRQRSRQRIMAAALELFGTRGYASTSINQIAKAAEVSKGLMYNYFESKQDLLQQIVLTNMEEGEQWWQEILALDVSPFEKIEKVTKKSLQVVQEDEHHWRLLTSLMFQPHVLEGMEAIFEQKVTTLQPQATALFEALGVPFPEKEALLYSAALDGMFLQYLSLGAHYPIQEIADHLLDRYRKYHHQLPD; translated from the coding sequence ATGTCTCCACGTACTACGGCACAATTTGATGAAATTAGGCAGCGAAGCCGCCAGCGCATCATGGCTGCGGCCCTAGAGCTGTTCGGTACCCGTGGCTATGCGAGTACCTCTATCAATCAAATAGCCAAGGCGGCAGAGGTGTCCAAAGGGCTGATGTATAATTATTTTGAAAGCAAGCAAGATTTACTCCAACAGATAGTCCTGACCAATATGGAAGAAGGAGAACAATGGTGGCAGGAGATTCTGGCCTTGGATGTATCGCCTTTTGAAAAAATCGAAAAAGTGACTAAAAAGTCCCTGCAGGTGGTTCAAGAAGATGAGCACCATTGGCGGCTATTAACGTCACTCATGTTCCAACCCCACGTTTTAGAAGGCATGGAGGCCATATTCGAGCAAAAAGTGACGACACTCCAGCCTCAGGCTACCGCGCTGTTTGAAGCATTGGGTGTTCCTTTTCCCGAAAAGGAAGCATTGCTGTACAGTGCTGCTTTAGACGGTATGTTCTTACAGTATCTCAGCCTGGGCGCTCATTATCCCATACAAGAAATTGCCGATCATTTGCTTGATCGTTATCGGAAATACCATCACCAACTACCTGACTAA
- the clpX gene encoding ATP-dependent Clp protease ATP-binding subunit ClpX, with product MRRTKQNYRCSFCGRDKSEAMILIAGIEGHICEVCVEQAGEIVQEELYGGANPNAPLEGKPGEPPVYSGKINYNPQQIKKHLDEYIIGQDDAKKVISVAVYNHYKRLAQPTADDGVEIEKSNIVFVGRTGTGKTLLAKTIARLLNVPFAIVDATVFTEAGYVGEDVESILSRLLQVCDYDVAAAERGIVYIDEIDKVARKSDNPSITRDVSGEGVQQALLKMLEGTDVNVPPQGGRKHPEQKLVKINTSNILFVCGGAFDGIEKVISRRLNTQVIGYRGDAKEKIDRENMLSYVNHQDLKSFGLIPELLGRLPILTYLDPLDKESLIRILTEPKNSLVRQYKKLFELEGIELSFTEDAIVLIAEKALAFNLGARGLRSICEAIMTDAMFELPGQKEVTTFEISASYAEEKLGRSKLARLKAA from the coding sequence ATGCGTCGTACCAAACAAAACTACCGTTGTTCTTTTTGTGGCAGGGATAAGTCAGAAGCGATGATCCTTATTGCTGGCATCGAAGGACATATTTGTGAAGTTTGTGTAGAACAGGCTGGCGAGATTGTACAAGAAGAACTTTATGGTGGCGCTAATCCTAATGCACCTTTAGAAGGCAAACCGGGAGAACCACCGGTTTACAGTGGCAAGATCAATTATAACCCACAGCAAATCAAGAAGCATCTCGATGAATACATCATCGGGCAAGATGATGCCAAAAAAGTCATTTCGGTAGCGGTGTATAACCATTATAAGCGTTTGGCTCAACCAACAGCTGATGATGGGGTAGAGATTGAAAAAAGCAATATCGTTTTTGTTGGGCGTACGGGTACAGGTAAAACATTACTAGCCAAGACGATTGCTCGTTTGCTCAATGTTCCCTTTGCTATCGTTGATGCGACAGTATTTACGGAAGCAGGCTACGTAGGAGAAGATGTGGAGAGTATTCTTAGTCGATTATTGCAGGTATGTGATTATGACGTTGCTGCCGCCGAGCGTGGCATTGTATATATAGATGAAATAGATAAAGTTGCTCGCAAATCCGATAACCCCAGTATTACCCGTGATGTATCAGGGGAAGGTGTGCAGCAGGCTTTGCTGAAAATGCTGGAAGGTACGGATGTGAATGTTCCCCCTCAGGGAGGGCGCAAACACCCAGAGCAAAAGTTGGTAAAAATCAATACCAGCAACATCCTCTTTGTGTGTGGCGGTGCATTTGATGGCATTGAAAAAGTCATCAGCCGTCGTTTAAACACCCAAGTCATCGGTTACCGTGGTGATGCCAAGGAAAAAATTGATCGGGAAAACATGCTGAGCTATGTCAACCATCAAGATCTCAAGTCTTTTGGCTTGATTCCCGAACTGCTGGGCCGTTTGCCAATCCTTACCTACCTTGATCCACTGGACAAGGAGTCTTTAATTCGGATTTTGACGGAACCCAAAAATTCTTTAGTACGTCAATACAAGAAGCTGTTCGAATTAGAAGGTATCGAACTCAGCTTTACCGAAGACGCCATTGTATTGATCGCCGAAAAAGCACTAGCGTTTAATCTCGGCGCCCGTGGTTTGCGTTCCATTTGTGAAGCCATCATGACGGACGCCATGTTTGAACTACCAGGACAAAAGGAAGTCACAACTTTTGAAATTTCGGCCAGCTATGCGGAAGAGAAGTTGGGACGGTCCAAGTTGGCCCGTTTGAAAGCAGCTTAG
- a CDS encoding ABC transporter permease translates to MLFTMAWRNIWRNKRRTFITLASVAFAVFFAAFMQSIQKGAWDHMLDNVVNFYFGYAQVQKAGYWEEQSLDEALMWTPELEQKILETEGVQQVAPRLESFALAAGADLTTGVLVVGVSPEAENQLTTLADRVVEGHYWPAQAQGALVATGVMERLGLGLQDTIILLSQGYHGVNAAGKYPITGVLKFGSPDLNKRMVYLPRQEAEQFFGAEGMATTLALDIDHKEQVPGIIQQLDSSLDTSQFAILGWEQMIPDLVDAKELDAAGNNLVLIVLYLIISFGIFGTILMMTRERSYEFGVLTGIGMHRWQLGLTVWLEIILLGFLGTIVGICLSLPLVYYLKLNPIDLSVMGEEAVQTYEKFGMEPILPALLDPAIFLWQAVIVFSITTILALYPWWKISQLQPIAAMREG, encoded by the coding sequence ATGCTCTTTACCATGGCTTGGCGCAATATCTGGCGCAACAAAAGGCGGACATTCATCACCCTGGCTTCGGTAGCCTTTGCGGTCTTTTTTGCCGCATTTATGCAAAGCATCCAAAAAGGCGCTTGGGATCACATGCTGGACAACGTCGTCAATTTCTATTTCGGCTACGCCCAAGTCCAGAAGGCAGGATATTGGGAGGAACAATCACTGGATGAGGCACTGATGTGGACGCCGGAATTGGAACAAAAAATCCTTGAAACGGAAGGCGTCCAACAAGTAGCTCCTCGGCTGGAGAGTTTTGCTCTCGCAGCAGGAGCAGATCTCACGACGGGTGTTTTGGTAGTGGGCGTTTCTCCGGAAGCAGAAAATCAACTTACGACTTTAGCTGATCGAGTCGTTGAAGGGCACTACTGGCCAGCCCAGGCACAGGGCGCATTGGTGGCAACTGGTGTGATGGAACGACTTGGGTTGGGCTTACAGGACACGATCATTCTACTGAGTCAGGGCTATCATGGCGTCAACGCTGCGGGGAAGTACCCCATCACCGGGGTGTTGAAATTTGGTTCTCCCGATTTGAACAAGCGGATGGTCTATCTTCCTCGCCAGGAGGCCGAACAATTTTTCGGTGCAGAAGGCATGGCGACAACCCTGGCCCTGGATATTGACCATAAAGAACAAGTACCTGGAATCATACAACAACTTGATTCCAGCCTTGATACCTCCCAGTTCGCCATTCTGGGGTGGGAACAAATGATCCCTGACCTGGTTGACGCCAAAGAACTGGATGCCGCTGGCAATAATCTCGTACTCATCGTATTGTACCTGATCATCTCTTTCGGAATCTTTGGGACGATCCTGATGATGACTCGGGAGCGCAGCTACGAGTTTGGCGTTCTCACCGGAATTGGAATGCACCGCTGGCAATTGGGCCTAACCGTATGGCTAGAGATAATATTGTTGGGATTCCTGGGGACCATCGTTGGGATTTGCCTGTCGCTTCCTTTGGTGTATTACCTAAAACTGAATCCCATTGACCTCAGTGTAATGGGGGAGGAGGCCGTTCAGACCTACGAAAAATTTGGGATGGAACCCATCTTGCCAGCCTTGCTTGATCCGGCAATATTTCTCTGGCAGGCGGTGATCGTTTTTTCCATTACCACCATCTTAGCCCTCTATCCCTGGTGGAAAATTAGCCAACTACAACCCATTGCCGCGATGCGGGAAGGGTAG
- a CDS encoding outer membrane lipoprotein-sorting protein translates to MKNLMKFTSLLAVFVLSMNFANAQDAAEIIRRAEDKLRGASSYSEMKMTVVRPDWSREVTLKSWSVGTEKSLILITGPARDKGVAFLKRDQEIWNWQPTIDRSIKMPPSMMMQSWMGSDFTNDDLVRESSILKDYNHRILGEEMIGDRKCWKIELQPKPEAAVVWGKIQMWIDKTDYLQLKTTFYDEDDYLVNTMQGKAIKQLGGKLLPSIMEVIPAEEEGHKTILEYITLDFNVNLKDDFFSVQNMKRVR, encoded by the coding sequence ATGAAAAATTTAATGAAATTCACCTCTTTACTGGCGGTTTTTGTGCTCAGTATGAACTTTGCAAATGCACAAGACGCTGCTGAAATCATCCGCAGGGCCGAAGACAAATTGCGAGGCGCATCTAGCTATAGCGAGATGAAAATGACCGTCGTACGCCCGGATTGGTCGCGGGAAGTAACCCTGAAAAGTTGGAGCGTCGGCACCGAAAAGTCGCTCATTCTGATCACTGGCCCTGCCCGTGATAAAGGTGTTGCGTTTCTAAAACGTGATCAAGAGATCTGGAACTGGCAACCGACCATTGATCGAAGCATCAAGATGCCCCCAAGCATGATGATGCAAAGCTGGATGGGGTCTGATTTCACCAACGATGATTTGGTAAGAGAATCTTCCATCCTCAAAGACTACAATCATCGCATCCTGGGAGAAGAAATGATCGGCGATCGCAAATGCTGGAAAATCGAACTACAACCTAAGCCCGAGGCTGCAGTGGTGTGGGGAAAGATTCAAATGTGGATTGATAAGACCGATTACTTACAACTAAAAACCACCTTTTACGATGAAGACGATTACCTCGTGAATACCATGCAGGGCAAAGCGATCAAGCAACTCGGAGGCAAATTACTGCCTTCCATCATGGAGGTGATTCCGGCAGAGGAAGAAGGGCATAAGACCATCCTGGAATACATCACCCTTGATTTTAATGTCAACCTCAAGGATGACTTCTTTTCGGTGCAAAATATGAAGCGGGTACGCTAA
- a CDS encoding DoxX family protein, which translates to MNALLNLGKYLFAVPFLVFGAFHFMAAEQMAGMVPIPGGIIWVYLTGVGMIAAAISVFMGKMDKLATFLLGVLMLIFVFTLHLKGAMDGDQMSTTSLLKDLIIAGASWMYAGHMAKDDSVIG; encoded by the coding sequence ATGAATGCTTTACTCAACCTCGGCAAATATCTCTTTGCTGTACCTTTTCTCGTTTTTGGGGCTTTCCACTTTATGGCTGCGGAGCAAATGGCTGGTATGGTGCCTATTCCAGGCGGAATCATTTGGGTATACCTTACCGGTGTCGGTATGATTGCAGCGGCTATTTCCGTTTTTATGGGTAAAATGGATAAATTGGCGACCTTCCTTCTGGGGGTCTTGATGCTGATCTTTGTCTTTACCCTTCACCTTAAGGGCGCAATGGATGGTGACCAAATGTCAACTACCAGTCTTTTGAAGGATTTGATCATCGCAGGAGCTTCCTGGATGTACGCTGGCCACATGGCTAAAGATGACAGTGTAATTGGGTAA
- the tig gene encoding trigger factor gives MATIAREDIDALNVALTVTVAKEDYLADFQKELKRYRKQASLKGFRKGNIPMSVVRKMFGRSILAEVVNKELQEEMSKFLYAEDAEIDFLGQPIPSEEQEEFEFSVSNLGDYVFKFDLGLAPQFEVQGLGNEETLEKYVVEPDAATLAEELMNLRRRFGVSEEVEDAVAERDIITLKAVELEGEEPKEGGIENEFTLFIENITDDAREAFLGKKIGDTAILDVFNLEAKTSEEHVRKYLLGLDEDDDRDISEAFSLTIDKISRHKLAELDEDFFQKAFGEGDVSSEEEALAKIQQDYRGYFEGQTNALLFRSAQDLLMEKNQVVFPETFLKRWLLVSNEKNTPASVEAGFEGFVKGLQWTLIREKLVKQFELEVKPEEVRQGFAQQVMGYFGGQRPEWLGDEMINGMVDRMMKEEKSVRDKFDELMNDKLSIRIQEEFTLTDKVITPDELQEIVAKIQAENEAQNLLLEEEE, from the coding sequence ATGGCTACTATTGCACGAGAGGATATCGATGCTTTGAACGTTGCCCTTACGGTGACCGTTGCGAAGGAAGATTATTTAGCAGATTTTCAGAAAGAACTCAAGCGTTACCGTAAACAGGCTAGCCTCAAGGGATTCCGCAAAGGAAATATCCCGATGTCGGTGGTACGGAAAATGTTCGGACGCAGCATCCTGGCGGAAGTTGTTAACAAGGAGTTGCAGGAAGAAATGTCTAAATTTCTTTACGCCGAAGATGCTGAGATCGATTTTCTGGGGCAGCCTATCCCTTCTGAAGAGCAGGAAGAGTTTGAATTCAGTGTTTCTAATTTAGGCGATTACGTTTTCAAGTTTGACCTGGGGCTGGCACCACAATTTGAGGTGCAGGGCTTGGGCAATGAGGAAACCCTGGAGAAATATGTGGTAGAACCTGATGCAGCTACACTTGCGGAAGAGTTGATGAACCTACGTCGTCGTTTTGGCGTGTCTGAAGAAGTAGAAGACGCGGTAGCGGAGCGCGACATCATTACCCTCAAAGCAGTAGAGCTGGAAGGAGAGGAGCCTAAAGAAGGGGGTATCGAAAACGAATTCACCCTTTTTATTGAGAATATCACCGACGATGCCAGAGAGGCATTTTTAGGTAAGAAAATTGGTGATACGGCGATCTTGGACGTTTTCAATCTCGAAGCAAAAACCAGTGAAGAACATGTACGTAAGTACCTTTTAGGTTTGGACGAAGACGATGATCGCGATATTTCTGAAGCTTTTTCTTTAACCATCGATAAGATTAGCCGCCATAAGCTAGCGGAACTGGATGAAGATTTCTTTCAGAAAGCTTTTGGGGAAGGAGATGTAAGCAGTGAGGAGGAAGCGCTGGCTAAAATCCAGCAAGATTACCGTGGTTATTTCGAAGGACAAACCAACGCACTTTTGTTCCGCTCGGCCCAGGATCTATTGATGGAGAAGAATCAAGTCGTATTTCCAGAGACCTTCCTCAAGCGTTGGTTGCTGGTTTCTAACGAAAAGAATACGCCAGCAAGCGTCGAAGCTGGTTTTGAAGGCTTCGTAAAAGGATTGCAATGGACCTTGATCCGGGAGAAACTCGTCAAGCAGTTTGAACTGGAAGTGAAGCCTGAAGAGGTACGCCAAGGTTTTGCCCAACAAGTGATGGGCTATTTTGGTGGCCAGCGCCCCGAGTGGTTAGGTGATGAGATGATCAACGGTATGGTTGATCGTATGATGAAGGAGGAGAAAAGCGTTCGCGATAAGTTCGATGAACTGATGAACGATAAACTCAGCATCCGCATACAAGAAGAATTTACCTTAACCGATAAGGTGATTACCCCCGATGAATTGCAGGAAATTGTAGCCAAGATTCAGGCGGAAAATGAGGCCCAAAACCTCCTTCTTGAAGAAGAAGAGTAG
- a CDS encoding ClpP family protease produces MFHKNEFMKYATQHLGMSSMHLEKYAEKSGPVMAPNIQGFTPNVIEERQMNIVGLDVFSRLMMDRIIFMGVPVNDYVANVIQAQLLFLESTDPKRDVQMFINSPGGSVIAGLGIYDTMQYVAPDVGTICTGLAASMGAVLLAAGTKGKRTCLAHSRVMIHQPLGGMQGQVSDMEISYKLIKQMQKELYDILAHHTGQDYDTIEKDCDRDNWMVAGEAKAYGLVDEVLDRNSSREEK; encoded by the coding sequence ATGTTTCATAAGAATGAATTCATGAAGTATGCTACCCAACATTTGGGTATGAGTAGCATGCATCTTGAAAAATATGCTGAGAAGTCTGGCCCGGTTATGGCACCTAATATTCAGGGTTTTACTCCTAATGTTATTGAGGAACGCCAAATGAATATCGTAGGTCTGGATGTATTCAGCCGCCTGATGATGGACCGTATCATCTTTATGGGAGTACCCGTAAATGATTATGTAGCCAACGTTATTCAGGCTCAGTTGCTTTTCCTTGAATCTACTGACCCCAAGCGGGATGTACAGATGTTTATCAATAGCCCTGGTGGTTCGGTGATCGCTGGATTAGGGATTTATGATACCATGCAGTACGTAGCCCCAGACGTAGGTACGATTTGTACCGGTTTGGCAGCTTCCATGGGTGCAGTATTACTTGCTGCTGGTACCAAAGGTAAGCGTACTTGTTTGGCGCACAGCCGCGTGATGATTCACCAGCCTTTGGGTGGTATGCAGGGTCAGGTTTCTGATATGGAAATTAGCTACAAGCTCATCAAGCAGATGCAGAAAGAGCTTTACGACATCCTGGCACACCACACCGGACAAGATTACGATACCATCGAGAAGGATTGTGATCGTGATAATTGGATGGTTGCAGGTGAAGCAAAAGCTTACGGCCTGGTGGACGAAGTACTCGACCGCAACAGCTCTCGCGAAGAGAAATAA